In Tetrapisispora phaffii CBS 4417 chromosome 6, complete genome, a single genomic region encodes these proteins:
- the APC1 gene encoding anaphase promoting complex subunit 1 (similar to Saccharomyces cerevisiae APC1 (YNL172W); ancestral locus Anc_2.82): MYARDCLQKQYYNDTNTSPPNDRGEVWISPSRLVVEWYMKDVLIRRFNFTQQVIKAGLIDFADSKNCIVIIVSDLAHVYDLKDGNSKSVSFPFPIITAFWYHYGVVLQKQDNDVLSQVNCDNTNIISKNIDGSESNLNKYITLTDPMCPFGLITFTTNDAFNNILDPNDIDLILTPQDLENKISVAYDRNSKEVVFFYSKVLDAKQSDIPLSNNMDRLYNQNYNAQHTGISSTLKRQTSTSRRQLSTYLSKTEDAPHSKLLINNNNNNNNDNNNHVNAHLGKYKQNFALDSPVILPNNAHRSLSATFDRMTNINNPPSIDFAPSTGSHLQPEYLSQDISLKDTILTKISSLQLPNNIIDDKKNTQFIPLKFEDMEAIVIFNQKYQYMKLWLIKLDSKFLDSIQFKIPELHVDKSINFIDIHMDHPVDSILPYHNNNIPGSIILTYDHESIITIYNPFLNNVWSSIKTDMHSIPKLSTLCYISSEEMIFDKFQFPNNEKQNFNTQSLFPYPQKSSVKACFSALQLIFPIDIFIAFVFLWQEIYFHISTDKTYKTQNLEFDAFFMIYKILLEQDSMVTTHNYLSSNSLQYLGNSDISTILPNSILGLHLVREEQNLNILYKKDVDNLADLLHLATKALNWPSTWNQYYLSTLNLPTVKVLDKYTSFPLDEPPSIFKSIFSITDGSYLPITPFINFSRLIERGHEYDEIITPRTYKLLHLFESLHNNNFNSDNILNLLNELNITKEELETYPLGIMTPLNYMLKNLENNLSSIEGTMDVSILSRNDLKQCRSIINSILNKQTTRPVAAITHDSKMSIYSCTGNENSKNIKTLLTDIVTTATENNSKNLLLDNNGDDKETDYGISSQENTNLIFSHDRRFNNALSLLLYYKPHAIPFYSKQSEYIKIINQKKIFAQIVFLRTCVAGIGLGAIVYASEKPLSTQKWVIPKLNFVSLFSDGTKVSLESSEVNKDALMWGEFHAGVSSGLRIFKKVNNINGSWISFNKPKELDSQHGGFLLGLGLNGHLKNLEEWHVYNYLSPKNTHISIGLLLGMSVSMRGTMDVKLVKVFTVHVVALLPQRSNDLNINIEVQTAGLVGIGFLYLKTNNTKMSGLLLSQITSNININDENKPNEGYRIAAGIAYGLVNLNADVESNKHSKDKNISINEQYDSKSKLEVTHQLLKLITSTYEKEPSWIPQNSHTGAIVALMFIHLRSNDADIAMTLKPYSNKSNLRPEYLLYVEWAYYMIMWDEIEDNIGFIFQDLEIKLHSTINSDNMQTYSIISGRILAMGIKYASTGDLNIKRILLKILDKFLPFYQYPGSTKVDFKLSISTINVLINTILVTLGLIMCGTGDLQVFQRIKYLHETITGKHADLFYSSKKDHKDKEVDNDIFDITATLNTNDEVQDVHQETANGSSSENTSEKERFKDDENHYSKYMCTSLSLGFLFLASGQYAINISDNESIAYLIMSLLPTFYKPYYLQELRHFWSLSVEPRCLVIKDIESNLLIKDPVIEIDILTENNDIRRIKKNIIPCLLPDPRKITMIKVEHPSYYPLQLNFDENVTVTEFLNDGLVIKLQKKDQQNELNVMSSNIKSENLVSDINERIYDDSEMDNKQSLPTKVSHILEKNLNIINLTMSELSSSLNDIEKKDEVSQMFNFEIMYSDLYSDDIVDFELEIWRKRQETLTQTKLSQDNT, from the coding sequence ATGTACGCAAGAGATTGTTTACagaaacaatattataatgataCAAACACAAGTCCTCCTAATGATAGAGGAGAAGTATGGATATCTCCTTCACGTTTAGTGGTAGAATGGTATATGAAAGATGTATTGATTAGAAGATTCAATTTCACACAACAGGTTATAAAAGCAGGCTTGATCGATTTCGCagattcaaaaaattgtaTCGTCATCATAGTTAGTGATCTGGCACATGTTTACGATTTGAAAGATGGTAATTCAAAGAGTGTTAGCTTCCCATTCCCGATAATTACTGCATTCTGGTATCACTATGGTGTAGTACTACAGAAACAAGATAATGATGTTTTATCACAAGTGAACTGTGATAATactaatattatttcaaaaaatatagatgGTAGTGAGAGTAAtctaaataaatatatcacaTTGACAGATCCTATGTGTCCATTTGGATTGATTACATTTACAACTAATGATGCGTTCAATAACATATTAGATCCAAATGATATTGATCTAATATTGACTCCCCaagatttagaaaataagaTCTCAGTAGCATATGACAGGAATTCCAAGGAAGTAGTGTTTTTCTATTCGAAAGTATTAGATGCCAAACAATCAGACATTCCATTAAGTAATAACATGGATAGACTATACAATCAAAACTATAACGCACAGCACACAGGAATCAGCAGCACATTAAAAAGACAAACTTCAACGAGTAGAAGGCAATTATCAACctatttatcaaaaacgGAAGATGCCCCTCATTCAAAGTTGttgattaataataataacaacaataataatgataataataatcatgTCAATGCGCATCTTGGAAAGTACAAACAAAATTTTGCACTCGATTCTCCAGTTATTTTACCAAACAATGCACATAGGAGTTTGTCAGCAACATTTGATAGAATGACAAACATAAACAATCCGCCGTCCATCGACTTTGCTCCTTCAACTGGTTCACATTTGCAACCTGAGTATCTATCTCAAGATATATCTTTGAAGGATACTATTTTAACTAAAATATCCTCCTTACAATTaccaaataatataattgatgataaaaaaaatactcAATTCATACCTTTAAAATTCGAAGATATGGAAGCGATAGTGATatttaatcaaaaatatcaatatatgaAACTATGgttaataaaattggaTTCTAAATTCTTGGATTCTATTCAGTTTAAAATACCTGAGTTGCATGTtgataaatcaataaatttcattgaCATTCATATGGACCATCCGGTGGACTCTATATTGCCTTATcataataacaatatacCTGGAAGCATTATATTAACATATGATCATGAAAGTATCATTACCATTTATaatccatttttaaataatgtgTGGTCGTCAATTAAGACTGATATGCATTCTATTCCAAAACTTTCGACTTTATGCTATATTTCTTCTGAAGAAATGATATTTGATAAGTTTCAATTTCCAAATAATGagaaacaaaattttaaCACACAATCACTGTTCCCATATCCACAGAAAAGTTCTGTAAAAGCATGCTTCAGTGCACttcaattaatatttcCAATTGACATCTTCATTGCATTTGTCTTTTTATGGCAGGAAATATACTTTCATATCTCCACTGATAAGACATACAAAACACAAAATTTAGAGTTTGATGCATTTTTCATGatttataaaattcttCTGGAGCAGGATAGTATGGTAACTACTCACAATTATTTATCTTCGAACTCTCTACAGTATTTGGGTAATAGTGATATATCTACTATATTAccaaattcaattttagGTCTACATTTAGTAAGAGAAGAAcagaatttaaatattttatataaaaaagatGTCGATAATTTAGCTGACCTCCTCCATTTGGCAACAAAAGCATTGAATTGGCCATCGACCTGgaatcaatattatttatcaaCTTTAAATCTTCCTACTGTTAAGGTACTCGATAAATATACATCATTTCCCTTAGATGAGCCACCTTCAATATTTAAGTCGATATTCAGCATTACTGATGGCAGTTATTTGCCAATTACACcctttattaatttttctagATTAATAGAAAGGGGACACGAATACGATGAGATTATAACACCAAGAACTTACAAATTATTGCACCTTTTTGAATCACTGCAtaacaacaatttcaactcagataatattttaaatttattaaacgAGCTCaatattacaaaagaagaattagaaacTTATCCTTTGGGGATAATGACTCCCCTGAATTATATGCTAAAAAACTTAGAAAATAACCTTTCCAGTATAGAGGGAACTATGGATGTGTCTATTTTGTCACGAAATGACTTGAAACAATGCAGAAGCATAATCAACTCTATACTAAATAAACAGACAACTCGTCCTGTAGCTGCAATTACTCATGACTCAAAGATGTCAATTTATTCATGTACTGGTAATGAAAACtctaaaaatattaaaacgTTGTTAACAGATATAGTAACTACTGCAACCGAAAATAATTCCAAGAACTTATTACTTGATAATAATGGCGATGATAAAGAAACTGACTATGGTATATCTTCACAAGAAAACACTaacttaatattttctcACGATAGAAGATTTAACAACGCACTTTCTCTATTACTTTATTATAAACCACATGCAATCCCATTTTATTCCAAACAATCGGAGTacattaaaatcattaaccagaaaaagatatttgCTCAGATTGTATTTTTGAGAACTTGTGTAGCTGGTATTGGACTTGGAGCAATCGTATATGCGTCAGAAAAACCATTGTCGACGCAAAAATGGGTAATTcctaaattaaattttgtatcattattttcgGATGGTACTAAAGTGTCATTGGAAAGTTCAGAAGTTAATAAAGATGCTCTAATGTGGGGTGAATTTCATGCCGGTGTAAGTTCTGGTCTCAGgatttttaaaaaagtaaataatataaatggTAGCTGGATCTCTTTCAACAAACCAAAAGAACTCGATTCTCAACATGGGGGTTTCTTATTAGGACTAGGCTTAAATGGgcatttgaaaaatctagAAGAATGGCATGTTTATAATTACTTAAGCCCAAAAAATACACATATAAGTATTGGGTTATTATTAGGTATGAGCGTGAGTATGAGAGGCACTATGGATGTTAAACTTGTTAAAGTATTCACAGTCCATGTAGTAGCCCTTTTACCACAAAGATCGAATGACctaaatattaatattgaagTGCAAACAGCAGGTCTTGTGGGAATTGGTTTTCTCTACTTGAAAACCAACAATACAAAGATGAGTGGATTATTACTATCTCAAATTACTTCCAACATCAATATTAACGATGAGAATAAACCCAATGAGGGATATAGAATAGCCGCTGGTATAGCATATGGTCTTGTAAATCTAAATGCAGATGTGGAATCAAACAAGCATtctaaagataaaaatatttctattaATGAGCAATACGATTCTAAATCGAAACTAGAAGTAACTCATCAACTACTGAAGTTAATAACATCGACGTATGAAAAGGAACCAAGTTGGATACCCCAGAATTCTCATACTGGAGCAATTGTTGCTTTAATGTTTATACATTTAAGAAGTAATGACGCTGATATTGCAATGACATTAAAACCATATAgtaataaatcaaatctGAGACctgaatatttattgtatgTTGAATGGGCCTATTATATGATTATGTGGGATGAGATAGAAGATAATATTGGTTTTATTTTCCAAGATTTAGAAATTAAATTGCATTCTACGATAAATTCCGATAATATGCAAActtattcaattatttcCGGTAGAATTTTGGCTATGGGTATTAAATATGCATCGACTGgtgatttgaatataaaaagaattttattgaaaatattagacAAATTTTTGccattttatcaatatccTGGCAGTACTAAAGTAGATTTCAAGTTATCAATATCTACAATAAATGTCCTAATAAATACGATTTTAGTTACTCTTGGCCTAATTATGTGTGGTACAGGTGACCTTCAGGTGTTTCAAagaatcaaatatttacatGAAACGATTACCGGTAAACACGCTGatctattttattcttCTAAAAAAGACCATAAGGATAAAGAGGtagataatgatatttttgatataacTGCGACTCTGAATACTAATGATGAAGTTCAAGATGTTCATCAGGAAACTGCTAATGGATCATCATCTGAGAACACGTCAGAAAAGGAACGCTTTAAGGATGACGAAAATCACTACTCTAAATATATGTGTACAAGTCTATCATTGGGGTTCTTATTTTTAGCCTCTGGACAGTATGCCATTAACATTTCTGATAATGAAAGTATTGCATACTTGATAATGTCACTTCTTCCTACCTTTTATAAACCGTATTACCTTCAAGAACTAAGACACTTTTGGAGTTTATCGGTTGAACCTAGATGTTTAGTTATCAAGGACATTGAAAGTAATCTGCTAATAAAAGATCCagtaattgaaattgatatattgacAGAAAACAACGATATAAGAAggataaaaaagaatataattcCATGTCTGCTTCCTGATCCTAGaaaaataacaatgatAAAGGTGGAACACCCAAGTTACTACCCACTACAACTTAATTTTGATGAGAACGTTACTGTGACTGAATTTTTAAACGATGGTCTTGTTATTAAACTACAAAAAAAAGACCAACAGAATGAGCTTAATGTAATgtcatcaaatataaaaagtGAAAATCTAGTTTCAGATATTAACGAGAGGATATATGATGATTCAGAAATGGATAACAAACAGTCACTACCAACAAAGGTTTCGcatattttggaaaagaacttgaatattatcaatCTAACTATGTCAGAGTTAAGTAGCAGTTTGAATGATatagaaaagaaagatgaaGTGTCACAAATGTTtaactttgaaattatGTATTCAGATTTATATTCGGATGATATTGTTGACTTTGAGTTGGAGATTTGGAGAAAGAGACAAGAAACTTTGACGCAAACTAAATTATCTCAGGATAACACATAG
- the TPHA0F02300 gene encoding glycogen-binding domain-containing protein (similar to Saccharomyces cerevisiae CRP1 (YHR146W) and MDG1 (YNL173C); ancestral locus Anc_2.81) has translation MSLQYKFSWPAGPGSVVITGAFDEWKGTLPLVKQSDGDFEITMPVSFKDEDDSKFYFKFIVDEKWVTSDKYAKELDVEKKVENNYIVKSDVVNAATAQGAAIPEAGALVAGASEQTASANKKKNKKKKNKKKNKKKKNAAAATAAVAAEGEAAGETEETSDDVTEASKSATPATELEVENESENIVNILPVIETQAATTVAGEMGPVIVENPEEIKEFREISDVDANELNERLNKENAKAIEEPVVEEAVAEEPKVEEPVVEEPVIEQPNVEEPVVEEPVVEEPVAEEPVVEEPVAEEPKVEEPVVEEQTKEGATLDPKAQTESVAKETEKKEKTKPVESVKKITKQVESAKPTEAEKPKKKGFFSKLKKLFG, from the coding sequence ATGTCTTTACAATATAAGTTTAGTTGGCCAGCGGGCCCTGGATCCGTCGTTATAACAGGTGCTTTTGATGAATGGAAAGGTACTTTACCGTTGGTTAAGCAGTCAGATGgtgattttgaaatcaCCATGCCAGTTAGTTTCAAAGATGAGGATGAttctaaattttatttcaagTTCATTGTCGATGAAAAGTGGGTCACCAGTGACAAATACGCTAAGGAGTTAGATGTTGAGAAAAAAGTTGAAAATAACTACATTGTGAAATCTGATGTGGTGAATGCTGCTACTGCTCAAGGTGCTGCAATCCCCGAAGCCGGCGCTTTAGTCGCGGGAGCTTCCGAACAAACTGCTTCTGCcaacaagaagaagaataagaaaaagaagaataagaagaagaacaagaagaagaagaacgCTGCTGCTGCCACTGCCGCAGTCGCAGCTGAAGGTGAGGCTGCGGGTGAAACCGAGGAGACTAGTGATGATGTTACTGAAGCTTCCAAGAGTGCTACTCCAGCTACCGAGCTTGAAGTTGAGAATGAAAGTGAAAATATCGTTAACATATTGCCAGTTATAGAAACACAAGCTGCCACCACTGTTGCTGGTGAAATGGGTCCAGTTATCGTTGAAAACCCAGAAGAAATCAAAGAATTTAGAGAAATTTCCGATGTCGATgcaaatgaattaaatgaaagATTAAACAAGGAAAATGCCAAAGCCATTGAAGAACCAGTTGTCGAAGAGGCAGTTGCTGAAGAGCCAAAGGTTGAAGAGCCAGTTGTCGAAGAGCCAGTTATCGAACAACCAAATGTTGAAGAGCCAGTTGTTGAAGAGCCAGTTGTCGAAGAGCCAGTTGCTGAAGAGCCAGTTGTCGAAGAACCAGTTGCTGAAGAGCCAAAGGTTGAAGAGCCAGTTGTCGAAGAACAAACAAAGGAAGGTGCCACTTTGGATCCAAAGGCGCAGACTGAATCTGTTGCTAAAGAAActgaaaagaaagagaagaCAAAACCTGTTGAATCTGTAAAAAAAATCACTAAACAAGTTGAATCAGCCAAACCAACTGAAGCTGAAAAACCGAAGAAGAAAGGCTTCTTCAGTAAGTTAAAGAAATTGTTCGGTTAA
- the NOP13 gene encoding Nop13p (similar to Saccharomyces cerevisiae NOP13 (YNL175C); ancestral locus Anc_2.80), producing MSDVEKKDEGIVEEVNVDDSNVEVKSSEQKIKEALTDPTKKRKAEDEIEIDINKSIPLSKKQKRLLRRGKITLEDLNAKFNIDPSAIEAYKKEAEGKGTSSEINDAEGSKSEKEEKKAKKFGVWMGNMAFDTTKEDIIKYLVLKTKTLEGPSQITETDMVRFNMPLAKSDGKKIKNKGFCYIDFKTLEQMESAIALSETELNGRKLLIKSSTDYAGRPDKSDLVSMSKNPPSRILFVGNLSFDTTDELLRKHFQHCGDIVKIRMATFQDSGKCKGFAFVDFKNEEGATKALSDKSCRKIAGRPLRMEFGEDRSKRVVKRKEQPASKREAFDIPTQTRSEYSSSNTTSEAAPASATKKPFKKFNNRQHIDKNNRVKSSIALSSAQRGSVAIVQSTGKKTTF from the coding sequence ATGAGCGACgttgaaaagaaagatgaaGGCATTGTTGAAGAAGTAAATGTCGATGACAGCAATGTTGAAGTTAAATCATCTGAACAAAAGATTAAAGAAGCTTTAACTGACCCAActaagaaaagaaaagctgaagatgaaattgaaattgatataaataaatccATTCCACTATCCAAGAAGCAGAAACGTCTATTGAGAAGAGGTAAAATCACATTGGAAGATTTAAATGCCAAGTTTAATATCGATCCTTCTGCTATCGAAGCATATAAAAAGGAAGCCGAAGGTAAGGGTACCAGTTCAGAAATAAATGATGCTGAAGGTTCTAAATcagagaaagaagaaaagaaagctAAAAAGTTTGGTGTTTGGATGGGTAATATGGCTTTTGATACTACAAAAGAGGATATTATCAAGTATTTAGTCCTAAAAACTAAAACTCTAGAGGGGCCCTCTCAAATCACAGAGACTGATATGGTTAGATTTAACATGCCCCTTGCCAAGAGTGATGGcaagaagataaaaaataaaggtTTTTGTTacattgattttaaaactCTTGAACAGATGGAATCTGCTATCGCATTAAGTGAAACTGAATTAAATGGTAGAAAATTACTAATTAAAAGTTCTACCGACTATGCTGGCAGACCAGATAAATCTGATTTAGTCTCAATGTCTAAAAATCCACCATCCAGAATATTATTCGTCGGTAACCTATCCTTTGATACTActgatgaattattaagaaAACATTTCCAACATTGTGGTGATATTGTTAAAATTCGTATGGCAACTTTCCAAGACAGTGGTAAATGTAAAGGTTTTGCATTCGTAGACTTCAAGAACGAAGAAGGTGCCACAAAGGCACTAAGCGATAAGTCATGTAGAAAAATTGCTGGTAGACCACTAAGAATGGAGTTTGGTGAAGATAGAAGTAAAAGAGTtgttaaaagaaaagaacAGCCAGCTTCCAAAAGAGAAGCCTTCGATATTCCAACTCAAACTAGGTCTGAATATTCGTCATCTAATACTACTTCAGAAGCTGCTCCTGCATCAGCCACTAAGAAACCATTTAAGAAGTTCAACAACAGACAACACATTGACAAAAACAATCGTGTCAAGAGTAGTATTGCATTATCGTCTGCTCAAAGAGGTAGTGTCGCTATCGTCCAATCTACTGGTAAGAAAACCACTTTTTAA
- the TPHA0F02320 gene encoding uncharacterized protein (similar to Saccharomyces cerevisiae YDL211C and YNL176C; ancestral locus Anc_2.79), whose amino-acid sequence MVLFSMTNKTSSVFPDSLTALSFDTVLYPTTSTQISYSSSSGSATEEITSHSFSSTTDIISESNTSLALDSNLYRTSSGDSSINAFQNSSATDLETHFTTSPIHNLTISSHVSSDTSTVAGLVSSSSIESFNQTTSKSFNHITTITPSIYVQSFRHATTSKLSSSTPSTLISTISSTSVYPSSSYSSEYSNYSTASPASISRYSLWSSDLESSTLFTSTASSSNSEYSISTNSSKLYLIYTQTYVVTGSSIAFTTDILMTTRINPTKFQQNGTPTYTYGSNTITTNLAYYNNLVTGKTTSTSSKNGKIAGGVIGALLGFIIICIVTLVNFRRKSNKSNQLFLNKNNKRTKMYHTNGRKVNYDEEMVNNNYEIPRDVPEDVSNPFTDKTRTIATSPSTHAFQKEFNFENRKAPEIPRPRKIFNDDIVINDHDINGNVQFPSSVPFADNNTNSNIVRISSTDSSIQSSDLSSSDITGSTITIDPFVSSAPHYPGNHSNSINDDGYLKEIF is encoded by the coding sequence ATGGTCCTTTTTTCAATGACCAACAAAACTTCATCGGTGTTTCCAGATAGTCTAACAGCCTTGAGTTTTGATACAGTTCTTTATCCAACTACTTCAACTCAAATAAGTTATTCTAGTTCGAGTGGATCGGCAACTGAAGAAATTACCAGTCATTCCTTTTCGTCTACAACTGATATTATATCGGAAAGCAATACAAGCTTGGCATTagattcaaatttataCCGCACATCTTCAGGTGACTCAAGCATAAATGCATTCCAAAATTCATCTGCTACAGATTTAGAAACACATTTTACAACATCGCCTATTCACAATCTAACCATAAGTTCACATGTATCTAGTGATACATCGACGGTAGCCGGTTTAGTTTCCTCCTCTTCAATTGAGTCGTTTAATCAAACTACGTCAAAGTCATTTAACCACATTACTACAATAACGCCATCTATTTACGTACAAAGTTTCAGACATGCAACCACTTCCAAATTAAGTTCATCTACACCATCAACTCTAATTTCCACTATTAGTTCAACCTCGGTTTATCCTTCAAGCTCTTATAGTTcagaatattcaaattattccACGGCGAGCCCTGCATCAATATCCAGATATTCTTTATGGTCTTCAGATTTAGAGAGTTCCACTTTATTTACCTCAACTGcatcttcatcaaattcGGAATATTCAATCTCTACAAATTCGTCTAAATTATATCTAATATACACGCAAACCTACGTGGTTACGGGTAGTTCAATTGCTTTTACAACCGACATTTTAATGACAACAAGGATTAATCCTACAAAATTTCAACAAAATGGTACTCCAACCTACACATACGGTAGTAACACCATAACCACTAACTTGGCATACTATAATAACTTAGTTACTGGAAAAACAACATCAAcatcttcaaaaaatgGGAAAATAGCTGGAGGTGTAATTGGTGCGTTACTAGGGTTTATCATTATCTGCATTGTAACTTTAGTTAATTTCAGACgtaaatcaaataaatcaaatcaattatttctAAACAAGAACAATAAAAGAACCAAGATGTATCACACAAATGGAAGAAAAGTAAATtatgatgaagaaatggTCAACAATAATTATGAAATTCCAAGAGACGTTCCAGAGGATGTATCAAATCCTTTCACCGATAAGACGAGGACCATCGCAACATCACCATCGACTCATGCATTCCAAAAggaatttaattttgaaaatagaaAAGCTCCTGAAATCCCTCGGCCAAGAAAGATATTCAACGATGACATTGTGATAAATGACCATGATATAAACGGAAACGTACAATTCCCAAGTTCTGTGCCTTTCGCGGATAATAATACCAACTCAAACATAGTACGAATATCGTCTACAGACAGTTCAATTCAATCTTCCGATTTATCTAGCTCCGATATTACTGGATCCACTATTACAATTGATCCATTTGTTAGTAGCGCACCTCATTATCCCGGCAACCACTCCAATTCTATAAACGATGATGGATATTTAAAAgagattttttaa
- the RHO5 gene encoding Rho family GTPase RHO5 (similar to Saccharomyces cerevisiae RHO5 (YNL180C); ancestral locus Anc_2.75) — MKSVKCVVIGDGGVGKSSLLISYTTNTFPQDYVPTVFDNYSTTVAINDTDSGEDESDTQLFKLNLWDTAGQEEYDTLRPLSYPQTDIFLICFSVEDQAAFSNARSKWYNEVLGTINLKNSAIYKVKNKYPILLVGTKSDLRENEATREALEKSNSSFITKEEIDGFINDTNILGYVECSAATQTGVSNVFETAVRHNILKVPGLDESLNGDQSSNENKSSIKDINPTKTELDTVIESSHENTSTKSQKSVTENIPNDRQYKSSELVKKESEVKSNNNVRKDSNDKKVTTPKSSTYKKTVVKNKITAKLKKVPTTKQAPDKNKNCIIV, encoded by the coding sequence ATGAAATCCGTTAAATGTGTTGTCATTGGTGATGGTGGTGTCGGTAAGAgttctttattaatttcatataCTACAAATACTTTCCCACAAGACTATGTTCCTACAGTATTTGACAATTATTCAACAACTGTCGCAATTAATGATACCGATTCAGGTGAAGATGAAAGTGACActcaattatttaaattaaatttatggGATACGGCTGGGCAGGAAGAGTATGACACTTTAAGACCATTGTCGTATCCTCAAacagatatttttttaatatgcTTTTCCGTTGAGGATCAAGCAGCTTTTAGTAACGCAAGAAGTAAATGGTATAATGAAGTTCTAGGtacaattaatttaaagaaCTCGGCTATTTATAAGGTTAAAAATAAGTATCCTATATTGTTAGTCGGTACCAAGTCCGATTTAAGAGAAAATGAAGCCACAAGGGAAGCTTTAGAAAAATcgaattcttcttttataaCGAAAGAAGAGATTGATGGCTTTATCAATGATACAAATATACTAGGATACGTTGAATGTTCAGCAGCAACACAAACTGGTGTGAGCAATGTATTTGAAACTGCAGTAAGgcataatatattaaaagtaCCAGGACTTGACGAATCACTAAATGGTGATCAATCTagtaatgaaaataaaagtagcataaaagatataaatcCAACCAAAACTGAGCTAGATACTGTGATAGAAAGTTCACATGAAAATACATCCACAAAGTCGCAAAAGAGCGTAACGgaaaatattccaaatgATAGACAATATAAATCCTCTGAATTAgtcaaaaaagaaagtgaggtaaaatctaataataacgTAAGGAAAGATTCTAATGATAAGAAAGTAACTACTCCTAAAAGTAGCACTTACAAAAAAACAGTAGTAAAGAATAAAATCACTGCAAAGTTAAAGAAAGTGCCCACTACTAAACAGGCTCcagataaaaataaaaactgTATCATAGTATAA
- the NOP6 gene encoding Nop6p (similar to Saccharomyces cerevisiae NOP6 (YDL213C); ancestral locus Anc_2.72), with translation MAEEETKKQLTKKQLKALESRKSKKDREKTKELKRSVADEPAPRTNADGEPAKKKRKTRRGHGGKGKSGSQSKNRFIIFVGSLPKDITATELQTHFKSSSPDFIRLRSDKGIAFLEFDTEKDLSNIQRRMDVALLQHRTTIRDKTINVELTVGGGGNSKDRLEKLQKKNEKLDVERQERVRKMIKDSAKKAESKNTSNNNNSSSNENAPKTTNGIHPDRLKLIK, from the coding sequence ATGGCTGAAGAGGAAACGAAAAAACAGTTGACCAAGAAGCAATTAAAAGCTTTAGAATCGAGAAAATCGAAAAAAGATAgagaaaaaacaaaagaacTGAAGAGATCAGTCGCTGACGAGCCTGCCCCAAGAACAAATGCTGATGGCGAACCAGccaagaagaagagaaaaacACGTCGTGGCCATGGCGGCAAAGGTAAGAGTGGATCACAAAGTAAAAATagatttatcatttttgttGGCAGTTTACCGAAGGACATCACAGCTACTGAATTACAGACACATTTCAAATCTAGTTCACCTGATTTCATCAGATTGAGAAGTGATAAAGGTATTGCATTTTTGGAATTTGACACCGAGAAGGATCTAAGTAACATTCAGAGAAGAATGGATGTTGCTTTATTACAGCATAGAACAACAATTAGAGATAAAACCATTAATGTTGAATTAACAGTTGGTGGCGGTGGTAACTCTAAGGATCGTCttgaaaaattacaaaagaaaaatgaaaaactTGATGTTGAAAGACAAGAAAGAGTACGTAAAATGATTAAAGATAGTGCGAAAAAAGCAGAATCTAAGAATActagtaataataataatagcaGTAGTAATGAAAATGCACCAAAGACTACTAATGGTATACATCCTGATAGATTAAAACTAATTAAATAA